The segment gggaaaattctTCCATACAGATGAGAACTATAGGTTGATGATCACCTAAGCTTCTGCCTCCCTCACTAAACAGGAAACTTATATTTTACATGCATTGGTTTGATGAGCAATCATTGACCCCACTTTTAGTATTAATCCTATCATGCATTAACTGCATATTGGATGGTGGGTTTCTGCAGCTTGTTAACTAATTGATTTCGGCTATGGTTGTAGATAGCACAACAAAATGTTCTTGTGGATTTGGCTTTGTCACATTTAGCTCTTCAGAAGATTCTTAGGTATTGAGCTGCTAGACAATTGAATTTAATCTAAGTAGTTTGAGCAAGTTGACATTCTTTCCAATTAAATTATCTGATATTCATGCTGTCAGAAAATGCTTGTATCTCAACATTTCCATCATGGAAGGACACTTGAGGTTCAAGTTGCTACCCAAAGGCAAGTTTTGTTCCTAgcttaaatgaattattttcttTACATGGATTGTCCTCTTGATAGTACCTCCTTTACTGTGTTCTAAACCTTTGGTTTTACAGCTTTCTGTTCCCATTgtcttgtaatttaattttaaaaaggaaaaaaagggacAGAAAATAGGCTGGCTTTATATTTAGATGATTGGGCATCATGTCTTTATTTACAGATGGATCTTTTTTGTGTCTTGCCTCCTCAGTTAGCAAAATAAGGTGCAGCAGAAATCTGGAAATGGTTCTAATTGTAAGTAAGGAAAAATGACCTTGATTTTTTACTAAGTTGTCTTTTCATTAATCTAAATCAATGCATATGTGTTTAAACTTgattgaccttttttttttctcccaactCTTTTACTTCCTTAGTTCCTATTGTAACTTATGTTTAGTag is part of the Quercus robur chromosome 9, dhQueRobu3.1, whole genome shotgun sequence genome and harbors:
- the LOC126699423 gene encoding uncharacterized protein LOC126699423 isoform X1, with translation MMMMTQSVMNTARLNGIVCQPQGFWEGLRQYMSQFGELENVMVMKIAQQNVLVDLALSHLALQKILRKCLYLNISIMEGHLRFKLLPKDGSFLCLASSVSKIRCSRNLEMVLIVNSVDRLMPERH
- the LOC126699423 gene encoding uncharacterized protein LOC126699423 isoform X2; this translates as MMMMTQSVMNTARLNGIVCQPQGFWEGLRQYMSQFGELENVMVMKIAQQNVLVDLALSHLALQKILRKCLYLNISIMEGHLRFKLLPKDGSFLCLASSVSKIRCSRNLEMVLIIQ